Within the Flavobacterium sp. N502536 genome, the region CTGGGGGTGATTCATCGTTTGGACAGGCCAACAACGGGAATTGTTGTTTTTGCCAGAACCAGTAAAGCATTGTCGCGCATGAACGAAATGTTCAGCAATCGCGAAACTCAAAAGACGTATTGGGCAGTGGTGAAAAACAAACCTCAGGAAACCAAAGCCAAACTAGTTCACTATCTTAAAAGAAACGAAAAAAACAATACTTCCAAGGCCCATTTAAAAGAGGTTCCCGACAGTAAACTGGCCAGTTTGGACTATACGGTTTTTAAAGAACTTCAGAATTATGTGGCGCTCGAAATCAATTTACATACGGGACGTCATCATCAGATACGTGCTCAGTTGGCTGCAATTGGCTCACCTATAAAAGGCGATTTAAAATATGGTGCTGATCGAAGTAATCCTGACGGCGGAATTCATCTTCACGCCCGTAAATTAGTTTTTGTACATCCTGTTTCTAAAGAAAACATCACCATTATCGCTCCTACTCCCGACGAGTCAATCTGGAACGCCATATGATTTTTATGATTTAATTGTTAAAATTCTAACTTTTATCGATTAACTTGCATTGACAAAAAATCAATCGGATTATACATTATGGACTATAAAAACGACATCGCATACAGAAA harbors:
- a CDS encoding RluA family pseudouridine synthase, encoding MKIVSNKNNLQILHEDNHIIVVNKRVGDIVQGDKTGDKPLSDIVKEYIKDKYNKPGDVFLGVIHRLDRPTTGIVVFARTSKALSRMNEMFSNRETQKTYWAVVKNKPQETKAKLVHYLKRNEKNNTSKAHLKEVPDSKLASLDYTVFKELQNYVALEINLHTGRHHQIRAQLAAIGSPIKGDLKYGADRSNPDGGIHLHARKLVFVHPVSKENITIIAPTPDESIWNAI